The proteins below come from a single Pseudochaenichthys georgianus chromosome 14, fPseGeo1.2, whole genome shotgun sequence genomic window:
- the LOC117458127 gene encoding clustered mitochondria protein homolog isoform X2 yields MQISIMGNIIQCCQTLSNYFKFKDAAAQGEAERSPLLSSDDSECESQSLPEDLEDDLLSIISTGITNPALEPEHFLFPDIILSSNLGGDVTLVEPMVCLLVSEEEEGVRTLEPGDEAQEWRNRWRNREFSEVETQTEVETHIGMGVETQTESQEEVQALTEILVCNAETVEREITRGKLVEHEILKQVDVLLEAQTSHGRHSNVFTIMASEKQERRMDFGTWSDMTEEDNMPFSDIDMQGEQEELKETIIHEELTSTLRKHTFQTEQNTKQIEQLSADEENVFKLQKDAVALQEMSNFVLTEPSQENVSDTEQNIEPNDTLVTEHNNCMDDNIESQKDLQTTKWSIKSVEIVDIVDPAECCVDPTQQSNQDDEQMDQATVTLDHNEDAKDSNVFPTDTNHTDQSDLNADSIQCQDPEKREEEDDNETALPEVEEEETEIKQTLFLVDRLFLAAPHVKAPPCQTEESHEDDGQQQPDADERKFSISDVVDVQEPDFTVRIQPPASESFELQVSGQMVVAELHQVLMEHEVTCHLTSFSLQLGGTALDSQSELRSIQGIQDGALFKVVEDSYTVRDARLHLRHVRDLLKSLDPADAYNGVNCSSLSYLTLYTRDSDSVGTRRASEKESVDCSPPEYLLPGCKERPLTPLQPLRDDWKPLQCLRVLTMSSWNPPPGNRKMHGDLMYLNVVTMEDKELNITSSTRGFYLNQSTAFNFNPKPAVPKILCHSLVELLSQVSPAFRKTFSALQKKRVQQHPYERIAAPFQVFTWIARYGDHTLDCVRAEETHTSHMGQDENTAGQSRDWNEELQRCRELPRNSLQERLQRERSLFKANSDFVAAATQGAVAVIDGNVMPLNPGEVPHMQMFIWNNLFFSLGFDVSEHYLPLGGNTAAHAAAICDLRGAQAYASVDIEGLHTLGTAVVDYRGIRVIAQSIVPGILEKNQEQESVVYGSNDYGKTVFTHPRFLELLDKTSKPLRIQRHQVLDHNNSPVELCSGIETKGILGNDGRPYILDLLRTFPPDLNFQLSQTEERGEVPEECQSFGYPRRHHHSLASLRPELIEAFVQHRYELYLKMVSQGLVQRKEEDKALEQSEELVCEPRTGDTSRASAEMEHQTRTGIMKACEAVGSVSDSCFDIRFNPDVCSPGVRFSPECVQEVQRQRRLLWDAAAFLLSNQIPAVLKDCLDHTAVPMDGSTLTSVLHQRGVNVRYLGTLLRELDRGEERARLSHIQRISISEVIIRSAKHIFRTYLQDVEPATFSAAVSHFLNCLLSSSSSFPDSCSDELLSRRRSRRRRSHGSRVAMLKESVWARLTPSELWGRIRTEAADYYHHSLDSESMDDIIEKHGLQRISLLREMAIKTGIQVQLREYVFEARHKPVFGEEDVVNMFPVVKHIKPTASDATRLVQHAQVAVQQGLLNEGCELISQALTLFSSVCGVLHEDVCMCLRLLGRICYILGEYADALSHQEKVAITSERIQGIDHPQTVQDYIFLALYCFAGGQLSISLKLLYRARYLTLLMCGEDHPQVSMLDSMLGLVLHGLMEHELSLKFLQNALHLTSKYHGAMSLKHAQSHHLLATVFESKGDFRSSLQHEKEAYLIYRSQVGENHDSTKESSDYLKTLTQQAVVLQKAINHIYSNTPSACIQPPKFATPSLSSILQQLNLTCGIILIPLSAKEVADLKTELKERTKIKVEDLEKNT; encoded by the exons ATGCAGATAAGCATCATGGGAAACATAATCCAGTGCTGTCAAACACTATCAAACTACTTCAAGTTTAAGGATGCGGCGGCCCAAGGTGAGGCGGAGAGATCCCCTCTGCTTTCCAGCGATGACAGTGAATGTGAATCTCAGAGCCTGCCAGAGGACTTGGAGGACGATCTGTTATCCATTATCTCCACCGGCATCACAAACCCAGCTCTAGAACcagagcacttcctgtttcctgaCATCATCCTAAGCAGCAACCTGGGAGGGGATGTGACTCTGGTGGAGCCGATGGTCTGTCTGCTGGTGTCTGAGGAGGAAGAAGGAGTGAGGACGCTTGAGCCAGGTGATGAAGCACAAGAGTGGAGAAACAGGTGGAGAAACAGGGAGTTTTCTGAGGTTGAGACACAGACCGAAGTGGAGACACATATCGGTATGGGGGTGGAGACCCAGACTGAGTCACAGGAGGAGGTTCAGGCACTAACAGAAATACTTGTGTGTAATGCTGAGACTGTGGAGAGAGAAATAACAAGGGGGAAGCTCGTGGAACATGAAATATTAAAACAGGTGGATGTGCTCTTGGAGGCACAAACATCACATGGGAGACACTCCAATGTGTTTACTATAATGGCGTCAGAGAAACAAGAGAGAAGGATGGATTTTGGAACCTGGTCTGACATGACAGAGGAAGACAACATGCCTTTCAGTGATATAGACATGCAAGGTGAACAGGAAGAACTGAAAGAGACTATCATCCATGAGGAACTGACTTCCACTTTAAGGAAACATACATTTCAAACTGAACAAAACACCAAGCAAATAGAGCAGCTAAGCGCTGATGAAGAAAATGTCTTTAAGTTGCAAAAGGATGCTGTTGCTCTTCAGGAAATGTCAAACTTTGTCCTGACAGAGCCGTCACAGGAGAATGTTAGTGACACAGAACAAAATATCGAACCAAATGACACTTTAGTGACTGAACACAACAACTGTATGGATGACAACATTGAGTCACAGAAGGACCTTCAGACAACAAAATGGAGCATCAAAAGTGTTGAAATTGTGGACATTGTTGACCCTGCTGAGTGTTGTGTCGACCCGACACAACAGAGCAATCAGGATGATGAACAGATGGACCAGGCCACTGTGACGTTGGATCATAATGAAGATGCAAAGGACAGCAATGTTTTCCCAACAGACACAAACCACACAGATCAGTCTGATTTAAATGCAGATTCTATTCAATGTCAGGACCCAGAAAAgagggaagaggaggatgaCAACGAGACAGCTCTGCCagaggtggaggaggaagagACTGAGATAAAGCAAACCTTGTTTTTAGTTGACCGGCTGTTTCTGGCAGCACCACATGTCAAAG CACCTCCATGTCAGACTGAAGAAAGCCATGAGGATGATGGTCAACAGCAGCCTGATGCTGATGAAAGAAAATTCAGCATCAGTGATGTAGTTGATGTCCAGGAGCCAGACTTTACCGTCAGGATTCAGCCTCCTGCTTCAGAAAGCTTTGAGCTCCAG GTGTCAGGCCAGATGGTTGTGGCGGAGCTGCATCAGGTGCTGATGGAGCACGAGGTCACTTGCCACCTCACAAGCTTCTCCCTCCAGCTGGGAGGCACCGCGCTCGACAGCCAATCCGAGCTACGCTCCATACAGGGGATCCAGGACGGAGCGCTGTTCAAGGTGGTGGAGG ATTCTTACACTGTGCGTGACGCTCGTCTTCATCTCAGACATGTTCGTGATCTTCTGAAGAGCCTCGACCCTGCAGATGCATACAACGGAGTCAACTGCAGCTCACTCTCTTACCTCACTCTTTACACCAGAG ACAGTGACAGTGTGGGGACCAGGCGAGCTTCTGAAAAGGAGTCTGTTGACTGCAGCCCTCCAGAATACCTCCTCCCTGGATGTAAGGAACGACCACTTACCCCTCTGCAGCCGCTCAGAGATGACTGGAAG CCATTACAGTGCCTGCGGGTTCTGACCATGAGCAGCTGGAACCCTCCTCCAGGAAACAGGAAGATGCATGGGGACTTGATGTACCTCAATGTTGTGACTATGGAAGACAAAGAACTCAACATTACATCATCTACACGTGGTTTCTACCTCAACCA GTCAACTGCCTTCAACTTCAACCCTAAACCTGCAGTTCCCAAAATCCTTTGCCACTCTCTAGTCGAGCTGCTGAGTCAAGTAAGCCCTGCTTTCAGGAAAACCTTCAGTGCCCTGCAGAAGAAGAG AGTCCAGCAACACCCGTATGAGCGGATTGCAGCACCTTTCCAGGTGTTCACCTGGATCGCCCGTTATGGAGATCACACCCTGGACTGTGTCAGAGCAGAGGAGACTCACACCAGTCACATGGGCCAGGACGAGAACACAGCTGGGCAG AGTCGAGACTGGAATGAGGAGCTGCAGAGATGCAGGGAACTCCCCAGGAACTCTCTTCAAGAGCGcctgcagagagagaggagcTTATTCAAG GCGAACAGTGATTTTGTGGCCGCTGCAACACAGGGAGCTGTAGCAGTTATCGACGGTAATGTCATGCCATTAAACCCCGGGGAGGTGCCTCATATGCAGATGTTCATCTGGAACAACCTGTTCTTCAGCCTCGGGTTCGACGTATCCGAGCATTACCTCCCACTAGGGGGCAACACTGCTGCTCATGCTGCTGCCATCTGTGACCTGAGGGGGGCACAG GCTTATGCATCTGTAGACATAGAGGGGCTTCACACACTGGGAACAGCTGTGGTGGATTATCGTGGCATCCGTGTTATCGCTCAGTCCATCGTACCTGggatactggagaaaaaccagGAGCAGGAGAGTGTAGTCTATGGCTCCAATGACTATGGGAAAACTGTTTTTACACACCCCAG GTTTCTGGAGCTTCTGGATAAAACCAGTAAACCTCTGAGAATCCAGCGTCACCAGGTGCTCGACCACAACAACAGCCCCGTGGAGCTATGTTCTGGCATCGAGACCAAAGGCATTCTGGGTAATGATGGAAGACCCTACATTTTGGACCTTCTCCGGACCTTTCCCCCTGACCTTAACTTCCAGTTATCACagacagaggagaggggagaggTGCCCGAGGAGTGTCAGAGCTTTGGTTATCCTCGGAGGCATCATCACAGCCTGGCCAGCCTGAGACCAGAGCTGATAGAAGCCTTCGTCCAGCACAG GTATGAACTTTATCTCAAGATGGTGTCCCAGGGCCTCGTTCAGAGGAAAGAGGAAGATAAAGCCTTGGAGCAGAGTGAAGAGTTGGTCTGTGAGCCGAGAACTGGAGATACAAGCAGAGCCAGTGCTGAGATGG aaCACCAGACAAGGACTGGGATTATGAAAGCTTGTGAGGCTGTCGGATCAGTGAGTGACTCCTGCTTCGACATCCGCTTCAACCCTGATGTTTGCTCCCCAG GTGTTCGTTTCTCCCCTGAGTGTGTTCAGGAGGTGCAGAGGCAGAGACGGTTGTTATGGGACGCCGCAGCTTTTCTACTGTCCAATCAGATTCCAGCAGTG ctGAAGGACTGTTTAGACCACACAGCAGTGCCGATGGATGGATCGACCCTGACCTCCGTGCTGCACCAGCGGGGGGTGAACGTGCGCTACCTGGGCACCCTGCTGAGGGAGCTTGACAGGGGGGAGGAGAGAGCGAGACTCAGCCACATCCAG AGAATTTCTATCAGTGAAGTCATCATCAGAAGTGCAAAACACATCTTCAGGACCTATCTACAG GATGTAGAACCTGCTACTTTCTCCGCTGCTGTCAGTCACTTCCTAAACTGCCTCCTGAGCTCCTCCTCCAGTTTCCCCGACTCCTGCTCAGATGAGCTGCTCTCTCGCCGCAGGAGCCGGCGGAGGAGGAGCCACGGGAGTCGAGTTGCCATGTTGAAAGAAAGCGTTTGGGCCAGACTGACCCCCAGCGAGCTGTGGGGTCGGATCAGGACCGAGGCTGCAGATTATTACCACCACTCATtagacag TGAAAGTATGGATGACATCATAGAAAAACACGGCCTTCAGAGGATCTCCCTACTGAGAGAAATGGCCATCAAGACAGGAATCCAG GTGCAGCTGAGGGAGTATGTGTTTGAGGCGCGACACAAGCCGGTGTTTGGTGAGGAAGATGTTGTTAACATGTTCCCTGTAGTCAAACATATCAAACCTACAGCATCGGACGCCACAAGGCTTGTGCAACATGCACAGGTAGCAGTACAGCAGG GGCTTCTCAACGAGGGCTGTGAATTGATCAGCCAGGCCCTGACTCTGTTCAGCAGCGTATGTGGGGTCCTGCATGAGGACGTGTGCATGTGCCTGCGTCTCCTGGGACGAATCTGCTACATCCTGGGGGAATATGCAGAT GCCCTCAGCCACCAGGAAAAGGTTGCCATTACTAGTGAGAGAATACAAGGTATAGACCATCCTCAGACCGTACAAGACTAT ATTTTTCTGGCCCTGTACTGCTTTGCTGGAGGCCAGCTTTCGATCTCCCTGAAGCTGCTGTATCGTGCTCGGTACCTCACCCTGCTCATGTGCGGAGAAGACCATCCACAGGTCTCCATGCTGGAT AGTATGCTGGGTCTAGTACTTCATGGACTGATGGAGCATGAGCTTTCATTGAAGTTCCTACAGAATGCCTTACATTTAACCTCAAAATACCATGGTGCCATGTCCCTGAAGCATGCACAAAG TCATCATCTTCTTGCCACTGTGTTCGAGAGTAAAGGAGATTTTCGATCATCTCTGCAACACGAAAAAGAGGCTTATTTAATATATAGGAGCCAG GTTGGGGAGAACCATGACAGCACGAAGGAAAGCTCGGACTACCTGAAGACGCTCACTCAGCAGGCTGTGGTTTTACAGAAAGCCATCAACCATATATACAGTAACACGCCTAGTGCCTGTATTCAACCTCCAAAG tTTGCCACACCAAGTCTTTCCTCAATCCTTCAGCAGCTCAACCTGACATGTGGAATCATTCTCATTCCCCTCAG TGCGAAAGAAGTTGCAGACCTGAAGACTGAACTGAAAGAAAGGACAAAGATTAAAGTGGAAGATCTGGAAAAAAATACGTAA
- the LOC117458127 gene encoding clustered mitochondria protein homolog isoform X1, translated as MQISIMGNIIQCCQTLSNYFKFKDAAAQGEAERSPLLSSDDSECESQSLPEDLEDDLLSIISTGITNPALEPEHFLFPDIILSSNLGGDVTLVEPMVCLLVSEEEEGVRTLEPGDEAQEWRNRWRNREFSEVETQTEVETHIGMGVETQTESQEEVQALTEILVCNAETVEREITRGKLVEHEILKQVDVLLEAQTSHGRHSNVFTIMASEKQERRMDFGTWSDMTEEDNMPFSDIDMQGEQEELKETIIHEELTSTLRKHTFQTEQNTKQIEQLSADEENVFKLQKDAVALQEMSNFVLTEPSQENVSDTEQNIEPNDTLVTEHNNCMDDNIESQKDLQTTKWSIKSVEIVDIVDPAECCVDPTQQSNQDDEQMDQATVTLDHNEDAKDSNVFPTDTNHTDQSDLNADSIQCQDPEKREEEDDNETALPEVEEEETEIKQTLFLVDRLFLAAPHVKAPPCQTEESHEDDGQQQPDADERKFSISDVVDVQEPDFTVRIQPPASESFELQVSGQMVVAELHQVLMEHEVTCHLTSFSLQLGGTALDSQSELRSIQGIQDGALFKVVEDSYTVRDARLHLRHVRDLLKSLDPADAYNGVNCSSLSYLTLYTRGKDSDSVGTRRASEKESVDCSPPEYLLPGCKERPLTPLQPLRDDWKPLQCLRVLTMSSWNPPPGNRKMHGDLMYLNVVTMEDKELNITSSTRGFYLNQSTAFNFNPKPAVPKILCHSLVELLSQVSPAFRKTFSALQKKRVQQHPYERIAAPFQVFTWIARYGDHTLDCVRAEETHTSHMGQDENTAGQSRDWNEELQRCRELPRNSLQERLQRERSLFKANSDFVAAATQGAVAVIDGNVMPLNPGEVPHMQMFIWNNLFFSLGFDVSEHYLPLGGNTAAHAAAICDLRGAQAYASVDIEGLHTLGTAVVDYRGIRVIAQSIVPGILEKNQEQESVVYGSNDYGKTVFTHPRFLELLDKTSKPLRIQRHQVLDHNNSPVELCSGIETKGILGNDGRPYILDLLRTFPPDLNFQLSQTEERGEVPEECQSFGYPRRHHHSLASLRPELIEAFVQHRYELYLKMVSQGLVQRKEEDKALEQSEELVCEPRTGDTSRASAEMEHQTRTGIMKACEAVGSVSDSCFDIRFNPDVCSPGVRFSPECVQEVQRQRRLLWDAAAFLLSNQIPAVLKDCLDHTAVPMDGSTLTSVLHQRGVNVRYLGTLLRELDRGEERARLSHIQRISISEVIIRSAKHIFRTYLQDVEPATFSAAVSHFLNCLLSSSSSFPDSCSDELLSRRRSRRRRSHGSRVAMLKESVWARLTPSELWGRIRTEAADYYHHSLDSESMDDIIEKHGLQRISLLREMAIKTGIQVQLREYVFEARHKPVFGEEDVVNMFPVVKHIKPTASDATRLVQHAQVAVQQGLLNEGCELISQALTLFSSVCGVLHEDVCMCLRLLGRICYILGEYADALSHQEKVAITSERIQGIDHPQTVQDYIFLALYCFAGGQLSISLKLLYRARYLTLLMCGEDHPQVSMLDSMLGLVLHGLMEHELSLKFLQNALHLTSKYHGAMSLKHAQSHHLLATVFESKGDFRSSLQHEKEAYLIYRSQVGENHDSTKESSDYLKTLTQQAVVLQKAINHIYSNTPSACIQPPKFATPSLSSILQQLNLTCGIILIPLSAKEVADLKTELKERTKIKVEDLEKNT; from the exons ATGCAGATAAGCATCATGGGAAACATAATCCAGTGCTGTCAAACACTATCAAACTACTTCAAGTTTAAGGATGCGGCGGCCCAAGGTGAGGCGGAGAGATCCCCTCTGCTTTCCAGCGATGACAGTGAATGTGAATCTCAGAGCCTGCCAGAGGACTTGGAGGACGATCTGTTATCCATTATCTCCACCGGCATCACAAACCCAGCTCTAGAACcagagcacttcctgtttcctgaCATCATCCTAAGCAGCAACCTGGGAGGGGATGTGACTCTGGTGGAGCCGATGGTCTGTCTGCTGGTGTCTGAGGAGGAAGAAGGAGTGAGGACGCTTGAGCCAGGTGATGAAGCACAAGAGTGGAGAAACAGGTGGAGAAACAGGGAGTTTTCTGAGGTTGAGACACAGACCGAAGTGGAGACACATATCGGTATGGGGGTGGAGACCCAGACTGAGTCACAGGAGGAGGTTCAGGCACTAACAGAAATACTTGTGTGTAATGCTGAGACTGTGGAGAGAGAAATAACAAGGGGGAAGCTCGTGGAACATGAAATATTAAAACAGGTGGATGTGCTCTTGGAGGCACAAACATCACATGGGAGACACTCCAATGTGTTTACTATAATGGCGTCAGAGAAACAAGAGAGAAGGATGGATTTTGGAACCTGGTCTGACATGACAGAGGAAGACAACATGCCTTTCAGTGATATAGACATGCAAGGTGAACAGGAAGAACTGAAAGAGACTATCATCCATGAGGAACTGACTTCCACTTTAAGGAAACATACATTTCAAACTGAACAAAACACCAAGCAAATAGAGCAGCTAAGCGCTGATGAAGAAAATGTCTTTAAGTTGCAAAAGGATGCTGTTGCTCTTCAGGAAATGTCAAACTTTGTCCTGACAGAGCCGTCACAGGAGAATGTTAGTGACACAGAACAAAATATCGAACCAAATGACACTTTAGTGACTGAACACAACAACTGTATGGATGACAACATTGAGTCACAGAAGGACCTTCAGACAACAAAATGGAGCATCAAAAGTGTTGAAATTGTGGACATTGTTGACCCTGCTGAGTGTTGTGTCGACCCGACACAACAGAGCAATCAGGATGATGAACAGATGGACCAGGCCACTGTGACGTTGGATCATAATGAAGATGCAAAGGACAGCAATGTTTTCCCAACAGACACAAACCACACAGATCAGTCTGATTTAAATGCAGATTCTATTCAATGTCAGGACCCAGAAAAgagggaagaggaggatgaCAACGAGACAGCTCTGCCagaggtggaggaggaagagACTGAGATAAAGCAAACCTTGTTTTTAGTTGACCGGCTGTTTCTGGCAGCACCACATGTCAAAG CACCTCCATGTCAGACTGAAGAAAGCCATGAGGATGATGGTCAACAGCAGCCTGATGCTGATGAAAGAAAATTCAGCATCAGTGATGTAGTTGATGTCCAGGAGCCAGACTTTACCGTCAGGATTCAGCCTCCTGCTTCAGAAAGCTTTGAGCTCCAG GTGTCAGGCCAGATGGTTGTGGCGGAGCTGCATCAGGTGCTGATGGAGCACGAGGTCACTTGCCACCTCACAAGCTTCTCCCTCCAGCTGGGAGGCACCGCGCTCGACAGCCAATCCGAGCTACGCTCCATACAGGGGATCCAGGACGGAGCGCTGTTCAAGGTGGTGGAGG ATTCTTACACTGTGCGTGACGCTCGTCTTCATCTCAGACATGTTCGTGATCTTCTGAAGAGCCTCGACCCTGCAGATGCATACAACGGAGTCAACTGCAGCTCACTCTCTTACCTCACTCTTTACACCAGAGGCAAGG ACAGTGACAGTGTGGGGACCAGGCGAGCTTCTGAAAAGGAGTCTGTTGACTGCAGCCCTCCAGAATACCTCCTCCCTGGATGTAAGGAACGACCACTTACCCCTCTGCAGCCGCTCAGAGATGACTGGAAG CCATTACAGTGCCTGCGGGTTCTGACCATGAGCAGCTGGAACCCTCCTCCAGGAAACAGGAAGATGCATGGGGACTTGATGTACCTCAATGTTGTGACTATGGAAGACAAAGAACTCAACATTACATCATCTACACGTGGTTTCTACCTCAACCA GTCAACTGCCTTCAACTTCAACCCTAAACCTGCAGTTCCCAAAATCCTTTGCCACTCTCTAGTCGAGCTGCTGAGTCAAGTAAGCCCTGCTTTCAGGAAAACCTTCAGTGCCCTGCAGAAGAAGAG AGTCCAGCAACACCCGTATGAGCGGATTGCAGCACCTTTCCAGGTGTTCACCTGGATCGCCCGTTATGGAGATCACACCCTGGACTGTGTCAGAGCAGAGGAGACTCACACCAGTCACATGGGCCAGGACGAGAACACAGCTGGGCAG AGTCGAGACTGGAATGAGGAGCTGCAGAGATGCAGGGAACTCCCCAGGAACTCTCTTCAAGAGCGcctgcagagagagaggagcTTATTCAAG GCGAACAGTGATTTTGTGGCCGCTGCAACACAGGGAGCTGTAGCAGTTATCGACGGTAATGTCATGCCATTAAACCCCGGGGAGGTGCCTCATATGCAGATGTTCATCTGGAACAACCTGTTCTTCAGCCTCGGGTTCGACGTATCCGAGCATTACCTCCCACTAGGGGGCAACACTGCTGCTCATGCTGCTGCCATCTGTGACCTGAGGGGGGCACAG GCTTATGCATCTGTAGACATAGAGGGGCTTCACACACTGGGAACAGCTGTGGTGGATTATCGTGGCATCCGTGTTATCGCTCAGTCCATCGTACCTGggatactggagaaaaaccagGAGCAGGAGAGTGTAGTCTATGGCTCCAATGACTATGGGAAAACTGTTTTTACACACCCCAG GTTTCTGGAGCTTCTGGATAAAACCAGTAAACCTCTGAGAATCCAGCGTCACCAGGTGCTCGACCACAACAACAGCCCCGTGGAGCTATGTTCTGGCATCGAGACCAAAGGCATTCTGGGTAATGATGGAAGACCCTACATTTTGGACCTTCTCCGGACCTTTCCCCCTGACCTTAACTTCCAGTTATCACagacagaggagaggggagaggTGCCCGAGGAGTGTCAGAGCTTTGGTTATCCTCGGAGGCATCATCACAGCCTGGCCAGCCTGAGACCAGAGCTGATAGAAGCCTTCGTCCAGCACAG GTATGAACTTTATCTCAAGATGGTGTCCCAGGGCCTCGTTCAGAGGAAAGAGGAAGATAAAGCCTTGGAGCAGAGTGAAGAGTTGGTCTGTGAGCCGAGAACTGGAGATACAAGCAGAGCCAGTGCTGAGATGG aaCACCAGACAAGGACTGGGATTATGAAAGCTTGTGAGGCTGTCGGATCAGTGAGTGACTCCTGCTTCGACATCCGCTTCAACCCTGATGTTTGCTCCCCAG GTGTTCGTTTCTCCCCTGAGTGTGTTCAGGAGGTGCAGAGGCAGAGACGGTTGTTATGGGACGCCGCAGCTTTTCTACTGTCCAATCAGATTCCAGCAGTG ctGAAGGACTGTTTAGACCACACAGCAGTGCCGATGGATGGATCGACCCTGACCTCCGTGCTGCACCAGCGGGGGGTGAACGTGCGCTACCTGGGCACCCTGCTGAGGGAGCTTGACAGGGGGGAGGAGAGAGCGAGACTCAGCCACATCCAG AGAATTTCTATCAGTGAAGTCATCATCAGAAGTGCAAAACACATCTTCAGGACCTATCTACAG GATGTAGAACCTGCTACTTTCTCCGCTGCTGTCAGTCACTTCCTAAACTGCCTCCTGAGCTCCTCCTCCAGTTTCCCCGACTCCTGCTCAGATGAGCTGCTCTCTCGCCGCAGGAGCCGGCGGAGGAGGAGCCACGGGAGTCGAGTTGCCATGTTGAAAGAAAGCGTTTGGGCCAGACTGACCCCCAGCGAGCTGTGGGGTCGGATCAGGACCGAGGCTGCAGATTATTACCACCACTCATtagacag TGAAAGTATGGATGACATCATAGAAAAACACGGCCTTCAGAGGATCTCCCTACTGAGAGAAATGGCCATCAAGACAGGAATCCAG GTGCAGCTGAGGGAGTATGTGTTTGAGGCGCGACACAAGCCGGTGTTTGGTGAGGAAGATGTTGTTAACATGTTCCCTGTAGTCAAACATATCAAACCTACAGCATCGGACGCCACAAGGCTTGTGCAACATGCACAGGTAGCAGTACAGCAGG GGCTTCTCAACGAGGGCTGTGAATTGATCAGCCAGGCCCTGACTCTGTTCAGCAGCGTATGTGGGGTCCTGCATGAGGACGTGTGCATGTGCCTGCGTCTCCTGGGACGAATCTGCTACATCCTGGGGGAATATGCAGAT GCCCTCAGCCACCAGGAAAAGGTTGCCATTACTAGTGAGAGAATACAAGGTATAGACCATCCTCAGACCGTACAAGACTAT ATTTTTCTGGCCCTGTACTGCTTTGCTGGAGGCCAGCTTTCGATCTCCCTGAAGCTGCTGTATCGTGCTCGGTACCTCACCCTGCTCATGTGCGGAGAAGACCATCCACAGGTCTCCATGCTGGAT AGTATGCTGGGTCTAGTACTTCATGGACTGATGGAGCATGAGCTTTCATTGAAGTTCCTACAGAATGCCTTACATTTAACCTCAAAATACCATGGTGCCATGTCCCTGAAGCATGCACAAAG TCATCATCTTCTTGCCACTGTGTTCGAGAGTAAAGGAGATTTTCGATCATCTCTGCAACACGAAAAAGAGGCTTATTTAATATATAGGAGCCAG GTTGGGGAGAACCATGACAGCACGAAGGAAAGCTCGGACTACCTGAAGACGCTCACTCAGCAGGCTGTGGTTTTACAGAAAGCCATCAACCATATATACAGTAACACGCCTAGTGCCTGTATTCAACCTCCAAAG tTTGCCACACCAAGTCTTTCCTCAATCCTTCAGCAGCTCAACCTGACATGTGGAATCATTCTCATTCCCCTCAG TGCGAAAGAAGTTGCAGACCTGAAGACTGAACTGAAAGAAAGGACAAAGATTAAAGTGGAAGATCTGGAAAAAAATACGTAA